One genomic window of Solanum stenotomum isolate F172 chromosome 9, ASM1918654v1, whole genome shotgun sequence includes the following:
- the LOC125875870 gene encoding protein CTR9 homolog, with translation MASVYIPVQNSEEEVRVALDQLPRDASDILDILKAEQAPLDLWLIIAREYFKQGKVDQFRQILEEGSSPEIDEYYADVRYERIAILNALGAYYSYLGKIETKQREKEEHFIMATQYYNKASRIDMHEPSTWVGKGQLLLAKGDVEQAFAAFKIVLDGDRDNVPALLGQACVQFSRGRYSDSLELYKRALQVYPDCPAAVRLGIGLCRYKLGQLDKAKQAFCRVLQLDPENVDALVALAILDLQNNEASGIRRGMEKMQRAFEIYPYCAMALNYLANHFFFTGQHFLVEQLTETALAVTTHGPTKSHSYYNLARSYHSKGDYEKAGMYYMASVKESSKPHEFVLPYYGLGQVQLKLGDLRSSLANFEKVLEVHPESCEAVKALAHIYVQLGQAEKVQEYLKKATKIDPRDPQAFLDIGELLISNDPAAALEAFKTARNLLKKSNEEVPIELLNNIGVLHFEREEFELATQSFKEALGDGIWIRFLDAKARSEDPTSGGLLYPNGEAQSDLLKSAQYPIDASASVRQYKDLQLFHRLEEQGSTVELPWNKVSTLFNMARLLEQLHDTETASIFYRLILFKYPEYADAYLRLASIAKARNNVQLSNELISDALKVNEKYPDALLMLGDLELKNDDWVKAKETFRAAKDATDGNDSYATLCLGNWNYFAAIRNEKRAPKLEATHLEKAKELYTKVLFQHNANLYAANGAGVVLAEKGQFDISKDLFTQVQEAASGNVFVQMPDVWINLAHVHFAQGSFALAVKMYQNCLRKFYYNTDSQVLLYLARTHYEAEQWQDCKKTLLRAIHLAPSNYTLRFDTGVALQKFSASTLQKTKRTVDEVRATVAELKNAVRLFSLLSAASNLHVHGFDEKKIETHVGYCKHLLEAAKVHCEAAEREDQQNKQRIELARQVTLAEENRRKAEEQRKYQLERRKQEDELKQVMQQEQHLERIKEQWKSSTPASKRKDRPQNEDDEGGHGERRRKKGGKRRKRDKKSHYESEEAEAEMDDQEEVDDVDRNRNYEESYDQTNDHDDQAENNPQDLLAAAGLEDSDAEDDTVAPSSNASRRRQALSESDEDEPLQRQGSDGEDGENVAADDDE, from the exons ATGGCGTCTGTATACATTCCAGTACAAAACTCGGAAGAGGAAGTTAGGGTAGCATTGGACCAACTCCCTAGGGATGCTTCTGACATTCTCGACATTCTTAAGGCCGAACAAGCTCCTCTTGATCTCTGGCTTATAATTGCT AGGGAATATTTCAAACAAGGCAAAGTCGATCAGTTTCGGCAAATCTTGGAAGAAGGGTCTAGCCCAG AGATTGATGAATATTATGCAGATGTGAGGTATGAGAGGATTGCCATTCTAAATGCATTAGGTGCATATTACAGTTATCTTGGGAAGATTGAgacaaaacaaagagaaaaggaAGAGCACTTTATAATGGCAACTCAATATTATAATAAAGCATCCAGAATTGACATGCACGAGCCCTCTACGTGGGTTGGGAAAG GTCAGCTTTTACTTGCCAAGGGCGATGTAGAGCAGGCATTTGCTGCTTTCAAGATTGTACTTGATGGAGATCGTGATAATGTTCCTGCTCTCCTGGGTCAG GCCTGTGTTCAGTTTAGCCGTGGACGATATTCTGATTCACTGGAGCTATATAAG AGGGCCTTGCAAGTGTATCCTGACTGTCCTGCTGCGGTAAGGCTCGGAATAGGTCTCTGTAGATACAAATTGGGCCAATTGGATAAGGCAAAACAGGCATTTTGTCGTGTCTTGCAG TTGGATCCAGAAAATGTGGATGCTCTGGTGGCACTAGCAATTCTGGATCTGCAAAACAATGAAG CTTCTGGTATTAGGAGAGGAATGGAAAAGATGCAAAGAGCCTTTGAGATATATCCTTACTGTGCAATGGCTCTAAATTATCTGGCCAATCATTTTTTCTTCACTGGCCAGCATTTCCTTGTGGAGCAATTGACTGAGACTGCACTTGCTGTAACTACTCATGGGCCAACTAAGTCTCATTCGTACTACAATTTGGCACGCTCCTACCACAGCAAG GGTGACTATGAGAAAGCTGGAATGTACTACATGGCGTCTGTGAAAGAAAGCAGTAAGCCACATGAATTTGTATTACCCTATTACG GATTGGGACAAGTACAGCTGAAGTTGGGAGATCTTCGGAGTTCGTTGGCGAATTTTGAGAAAGTCTTGGAGGTTCATCCTGAAAGTTGCGAGGCAGTGAAA GCTCTTGCACACATTTATGTGCAGCTTGGCCAGGCAGAGAAGGTTCAGGAATATTTGAAGAAAGCCACAAAAATTGATCCTCGTGATCCCCAG GCCTTTTTGGATATAGGAGAGCTGTTAATTTCAAATGATCCTGCTGCTGCTTTAGAGGCCTTTAAAACA GCGCGTAATTTGCTTAAGAAATCAAATGAAGAAGTACCAATAGAGTTACTCAACAATATTGGCGTCCTCCATTTTGAAAGGGAAGAATTTGAG CTTGCTACACAAAGCTTCAAGGAAGCTTTAGGTGATGGCATATGGATTAGGTTCCTTGATGCTAAAGCACGGTCTGAGGATCCAACTTCTGGAGGGCTTTTATATCCCAATGGTGAAGCACAATCTGATCTGTTAAAAAGTGCACAATATCCAATTGATGCCAGTGCATCTGTTCGACAATACAAGGACTTACAGCTATTTCATAGACTTGAGGAACAAGGAAGTACTGTGGAACTTCCTTGGAACAAAGTTTCGACACTCTTTAACATGGCAAGATTACTGGAGCAGTTGCATGACACAGAAACTGCCAGCATCTTTTACCGGCTTATCTTATTCAAG TATCCAGAGTATGCAGATGCTTATCTGAGGCTGGCGTCCATTGCAAAAGCCCGGAATAATGTGCAGCTAAGCAATGAGTTG ATTAGTGATGCGCTAAAGGTGAATGAGAAGTATCCAGATGCACTGCTAATGCTTGGAGATTTGGAACTTAAGAATGATGACTGGGTGAAGGCAAAAGAAACTTTTCGGGCTGCTAAGGATGCAACTGATGGAAATGATTCTTATGCTACTCTTTGTCTG GGAAATTGGAATTACTTCGCGGCAATTCGGAATGAGAAAAGAGCTCCGAAATTGGAAGCAACTCATCTGGAGAAGGCTAAGGAACTTTATACAAAG GTTCTCTTCCAGCATAATGCAAATCTCTATGCTGCAAACGGTGCTGGTGTTGTTTTGGCAGAAAAAGGTCAATTTGATATTTCAAAGGATCTTTTCACACAG GTTCAAGAAGCTGCCAGTGGAAATGTTTTCGTCCAGATGCCTGATGTGTGGATTAATCTTGCACATGTTCACTTTGCTCAAGGCAGCTTTGCATTGGCTGTGAAAATG TATCAAAATTGCCTGCggaaattttattataataccGACAGTCAGGTGCTTCTTTATTTAGCAAGAACACATTATGAAGCTGAACAGTGGCAGGATTGTAAAAAGACTTTATTAAGAGCCATCCACTTAGCACCTTCAAATTATACGTTGAGATTTGACACTGGTGTAGCACTACAGAAATTTTCCGCCTCAACGTTACAAAAGACCAAGCGGACTGTTGATGAG GTGAGGGCAACAGTTGCAGAGCTGAAGAATGCAGTTCGCTTATTCAGTCTATTGTCTGCAGCTTCAAATCTTCAtgttcatggatttgatgagaAAAAAATCGAAACTCATGTTGGATACTGCAAGCACTTGCTTGAGGCTGCAAAAGTTCATTGTGAGGCAGCTGAGCGGGAAGATCAACAGAATAAGCAGAGAATAGAACTTGCTCGTCAGGTCACATTGGCTGAAGAAAATCGTAGAAAAGCGGAGGAACAGAGAAAATATCAA CTAGAGAGACGAAAACAAGAGGATGAACTCAAGCAAGTGATGCAGCAAGAGCAGCATTTAGAGCGTATTAAG GAACAATGGAAAAGCAGTACTCCTGCCTCTAAGCGGAAAGACAGGCCCCAGAATGAAGATGACGAGGGCGGGCATGGtgagaggaggaggaagaaagGTGGTAAGCGGAGAAAGAGGGACAAGAAATCTCATTACGAATCTGAGGAAGCAGAAGCTGAGATGGATGATCAGGAAGAAGTGGATGATGTTGACCGTAACAGAAATTATGAAGAATCTTATGATCAAACAAATGATCATGATGATCAAGCAGAGAATAATCCACAGGATCTACTTGCAGCAGCTGGGCTTGAAGATTCCGATGCCGAGGATGACACT GTTGCACCTTCATCAAATGCAAGTCGGCGAAGGCAAGCACTGTCAGAATCAGATGAGGATGAGCCATTGCAGAGGCAGGGAAGTGATGGAGAAGATGGAGAAAATGTTGCTGCAGATGATGATGAATGA